The Maylandia zebra isolate NMK-2024a linkage group LG7, Mzebra_GT3a, whole genome shotgun sequence genome contains a region encoding:
- the morn5 gene encoding MORN repeat-containing protein 5 isoform X5: MEHIGSSYNGATKFGRMEGEGEYTFPTNTRYVGEMKDGMFHGKGVLYFPNGSKYESTWENGIAKQGTFTFADGLQYQEKDWSYCNGYDRRFYTERCNGLRPAGKSQITDLHPPRAIPDGCYDCGDGFYNPSTRVVTAYTGRFLRSAVDKAPAIFVSSPR, translated from the exons ATGGAGCATATCGGAAGCAGTTATAATGGGGCAACAAAATTTGGCAG GATGGAAGGTGAAGGAGAGTACACCTTCCCTACAAATACAAGATATGTGGGAGAGATGAAAGATGGAATGTTCCATGGCAAAGGAGTGCTGTACTTTCCAAATGGAAGTAAATATGAGAGTACCTGGGAAAACGGCATAGCCAAACAG GGGACATTTACCTTTGCAGACGGACTGCAGTACCAGGAGAAGGACTGGAGCTACTGCAATGGTTATGACAGACGCTTCTACACGGAGAGGTGCAATGGCCTCAGACCTGCAG GAAAATCTCAGATAACAGATTTACATCCTCCACGAGCCATTCCTGATGGATGTTATGACTGTGGAGATGGTTTCTATAACCCCAGCACCAGAGTGGTCACAGCCTACACCGGCAGGTTTCTCAGGAGCGCAG
- the ndufa8 gene encoding NADH dehydrogenase [ubiquinone] 1 alpha subcomplex subunit 8, whose amino-acid sequence MPTKLEVPTLQEMKVDEIKVSSSVLKAAAHHYGSQCDKPNKEFMLCRWEEKDPRKCLEEGRKVNECALNFFRQIKGNCAESFTEYWTCLDYSNLAELRHCRKQQHAFDSCVLEKLGWERPDLGDLSKVTKVSTSRPLPENPYHSRPRPEPNQTIEGKLEPAKHGSRLFFWNW is encoded by the exons ATGCCCACAAAGCTGGAAGTCCCCACCCTGCAGGAGATGAAGGTGGACGAG ATAAAAGTGTCCTCTTCGGTACTGAAGGCTGCTGCCCACCATTATGGCTCCCAATGTGACAAACCCAACAAAGAGTTCATGCTCTGCCGTTGGGAGGAGAAGGATCCCCGGAAGTGCCTAGAGGAAGGGAGAAAGGTCAATGAGTGTGCACTCAACTTCTTCAG GCAAATCAAGGGGAACTGTGCCGAGTCCTTCACGGAGTACTGGACCTGCCTGGATTACTCAAACTTGGCAGAACTCCGTCACTGCCGTAAACAGCAGCACGCTTTCGACAGCTGCGTCCTTGAGAAACTGGGATGGGAGAGACCTGACTTGGGAGATCTGTCTAAG GTCACCAAAGTGTCAACCTCGCGGCCCCTGCCAGAGAACCCCTACCACTCTAGACCTCGTCCAGAGCCCAACCAAACCATCGAGGGCAAACTGGAGCCTGCCAAACATGGCAGCAGGTTATTCTTCTGGAACTGGTGA